Genomic DNA from Planktomarina temperata RCA23:
CCATCGACATGAAACCGTTACCAAATGCTTCCAGTCGGATTTCTGTGACGGTAATCACTGGGGTGATCGCTAGCGTAAAAGTTGCATATCCGCCAGGAGTCGTAACTATTACGCTCCCAATGACATTATTGGCCTGATCAAGGACACGAAGTACAGGAGTTGTTGGTGCAGCTGTCACAGGGTCCAAATCAACCGACAAAGAATAGGGTGTTCCGACTGTCAATGGTGTGGTCAAGGTTTGCCCCAAAGACTCATTTTCCCCAAACCAGATCCAATCATCCCCATCTGTTGCGGAACCTGCCCCCAATAAATTACGGTTCAAGTCTGGGGTGTTCGTAACGGCAAACCAGCCTGCGGCATCCCCGCTTGCAATGGCTGTCCATGTCGTATGAGGACCTTCAAAACTTCCGTTAGTTAGTAAGTTCTTCATTTATTTCTCCTTTTTGAGCGCCGGCTTCGTTAACCACCGCACGCGCTGCAATATCATGGATTGATGTAGCGCCATCGACAGATGGCGGGTTGTCGTCGTCTGTTGGATGCTTTTCACAAAACCCAGCTTTTCTAACACTCGCCCGCTGGCTTTATTCTGAATAAAATATCCAGATTTAACTTGTTGCTGCAGCGTAGTGGAAAAAAGCCGATCAAGCGCTTGCCTGACAGCACATGTTGCAATACCTCTCCCCCAATACTTTGGGTCCAAAAAATACTCCAGCTGATCGCGCATTTGCAGCGCACCAACCAGCAGCCGATCAAATGCTATTCCAAACACCAGCCCCGGATTCTCCATGCCAAAAGTTACAAACCTTTTGGCATGGGACCGCTTAAACGGGTGAGGCATATGTGCCAGATATCTGGCCACTTGCATTTGATTGCAGATTTCAACCAGACGCGGCACGTCACGCATCACAAGTGGGCGCAGAGACACAGTGGCATCAGACATCGGCCTTCGCCACTGCTATGTTCTTAATCTTCATGTTCGCAGTGGTCAGCACACCAAAGGGTGTTACCAACTCATCATACTCCAACGTATTGGCGATTTTTGCCCCTAGCTCGACCCCTGATTTTATTTTGCGCGCATTGTGTAGCGATACTTGCCGATACTCATCTGTGACTGTTTCGACAACGTCCAAGATTTGAAAAATTCGAACTGACCCATTGTCGTCGATGGTCGCTCTAAAAACGTACTCTTTGCCAAAAGCATCCGAAGCAGCCTGTTCAATCTGCGCTTCTACATCTTTAACTAAGGCTGCGCCTGGTTTTCCATCATTCAACTGGGCTTTCAGGAACTCTGAAATATTTGGCGGAGTTACCAGAGTGATTGGGTCTTCAGTTTGTAAAAGCGTTACTTTTGTCATAGTTGGCTCACCTTATTTAATATTCATTCGTGATTTAATGTGCATTCGTTTCTAGAGTTTTTCACGCTACGCAATTCTGTCTATTTCATCGAGCAGATCATTAGCTGCCGTGCAAGTGACTAAATACTATAAATATTAACGCATTCCCAAATCTGTTGTAATTTAAATGAGAAAATAAATATACGTTGTTGCTTCTGGGGACAAGCTATATTTGTTTTAGATTTTGGCAAGCAAAAACGGTCCATAATCTATATTATGTTAAATTAATACTCAGGCAGAAACCCCAATAACATGTAACGATTACGCTTCAGAGATTGCCTCTAATCCTTTGGCAAAACGCCGCATATTGGTTTGATAGCCAATGGCCGATGTCAGCAGCCCTTCGATTTCCGCCTCGGTTAAGCTGCGCACCACTTTGCCCGGTGCGCCGACGACAAGGGAATTGTCGGGAATGATTTTGCCTTCGGTGATCAAGGCGCCGGCGCCGATCAAACAGTTGCGGCCAATCTGAGCGCCGTTCAAAACAATAGCGCCCATGCCAATCAGGCTTTGATCGCCAATGGTGCAGCCGTGCAGGATCGCCTTATGTCCGATGGTGCAATTGCGGCCTATGGTTAGAGGAAAGCCAATATCGGTATGCAAGACGGAGTTTTCCTGCACATTTGAGCCGGCTCCTATGTCGATCCACTCATTATCCCCGCGCAAAGTCGCGCCAAACCAGACCGAAGCGCCAGCGCCAAGGCGCACTTTGCCGATCACATTGGCATCTGGCGCCACCCAAAAATCGCCATCTTCAGGAAATTTTGGTTTATTTTCATTGAGCTTATAAATCATTGTTCATCTCAAATTCAGTTTGCAGCGCTCGGACATGTTCGACCAGACCGGGCTGTTGGCTCCGGCGCAGGCGCTCTGTTGTGACGATGGTTTTTAGCTTTTCTTCCGTGGCATCGAGATCATCGTTGATCAGGACATAATCATAACCCGACCAATGGCTTATCTCATCCCAGCTTTTTTGCATACGCTTGGCAATAGTCTCTGCAGTGTCTTGCCCCCTGCCCTCAAGCCGGCGCTGCAGTTCGGTGATGGATGGTGGGAGGATGAAGATTGAGAGCACATGCTCTTGCAATGCCGAGTTGGCAATCTGCTGTGCGCCTTGCCAGTCAATGTCAAACAAGACATCCTGCCCCTTGCCGATGGCCGCCTCTACGGGCCCTTTTGGCGATCCATAAAATTTGCCAAAAACATGCGCATGTTCAAGCATCTCCCCATCGCGGACTTGGCGTTTAAAATCAGCCTCATCAACGAAAAAATAATCCTGCCCGTCCACCTCTCCCTTGCGCATCGCGCGGGTGGTTGCGGAGACTGAAAATGCCAGCGAGGGATCCCAGCGCATCAGGCGCCGCGCGAGCGTGGACTTGCCCGCCCCGGAGGGGGACGACAGAATAATTAATAGGCCACGCCGCATGGTCTCACTCCACATTTTGCACTTGCTCGCGCATTTGATCTATCAAGACCTTCATTTCAAGTCCAATGGCCGTTAAGGCCTTTGACCCTGACTTGGAACACAGGGTATTGGCCTCACGGTTGAATTCCTGCATCAGAAAATCAAATTTGCGCCCCGACGGCTCGTCGGACGTCAGCAATGTCTGCGCCGCTGCGATATGGGCCTGCAAGCGGTCAATTTCCTCAGTGACATCACTTTTCACCGCTAAAATCGCCATTTCTTGCGCCAAACGCTCGGGATCAATGTCTTGTATCAGACGTGCCAAGGCGGCCCTGAAATTTTCCTCAAAGCCGTCAGCGCGGGTTTTTAAGGTGGCGAGAGCTTGGGTGATAAGCGCTTCCATCTGTTTCAGGTTCTCGGCAAGTATGCGGTGCAGCGCCGCGCCTTCGGCTTTTCGGGAGGCTTGAAATTGGGCGATCAGCCTTGGCAGATCCTTTGTCAAAACAGTGATCACGGCCTGCTGCGCCTCTGTATCAGCATCGACATCTAAAAACCCATTTTGCGCCACGATATCAGACAGGCTTAGCGGCGCAACAGATAGGCCTTTTTGCGCCGCATGTTCTGCCAAAACCGCAGCGTTGGTCAATATATGCTCTAATTTATCCGGATCAATCTGCCGCTGGCCCTGTCCTGCAACATGGGAAATCTTGAGTGAAAACTGCAGCGATCCACGGGCAACCTGGGATGAAATCGCCTTGCGCGCGGCTTGATCGAAGCCAACCAGCCATTCAGGCACCCGTGTGCCAATGTCCAACCCTTTGTTGTTCACAGCGCGCAGTTCCATGGACCAATCATAGGGGCCCGACGCGCCACTCATCGCAGCCATGCCCGTCATTGATGTTAACATGCCACCCTCCCCAAGCCTGCCATTATCTGTCTACGTTAAATTTTTGTTCAATAAAATGTTAAATTTGACTGAAATTATTAACACTCTTTTTACCAAACTGCTGAAAACATGGTTATCAGAACCTTAACCAAAATCTCGCCGATACAACCGCGGACAATGAGGACACATGCAGCTACCGATTGATACAGTCATTCAGCCAGAGTTCACCCAACACCGGCTACAGCGCGCGCTCTATAGCCTTTGGCAAGCGCGGTGCCGAGATGGTCAAATTCCCTTGTGGCAGTCTCTCTCCTGCCAGGCGCTTGGCCCCTACCTATCTGCCGCCTGTGTCATCGGCCTGACCGCGTCGAACCGAAGTGTCATTCGCATCGCCAGCACGCAAGTAAACCAGCTGCTGGGGCAGGACAGTCGTGGCCAAGCGCTGGACAGTCTTTGCGCCCCAGCAATCCAGCCACAATTTGAACATCTGGTATCGCAGGTTTTTAACAGGCAATCCCCGATGAGCGTCACCTTGCGATCGCGGGCCTTTGACCGGGAGTCTGTGCTTACAATGCTGCCGCTTTTGGACCGGCAGAGGCAGTGTCGCCGGGCACTGGCGACGGTGGATCTCGTCCGCGGTCAATATCGCTGCGAGGCGCAACAGAAGGCAGCGCCATTTTCGGCGCTGGGGCCTGTATATTATGCGGCGCGCCCTGGCCACAGCCCGCAAGAGACTGACGCGCTTGTGCTTTGCATGGGACGCAAAAAGGGCGCACAGATCCCTGCGCGCCCCTATCTTAAATTGGTCAGTTGATCCTAAATATTCAAAGATCCTAAACGGCCAACCGCGCCGCGCGGGTTTTGTTGGTTTGACTCAACTCTTCAGCGACCAAAAAGGCCAGTTCCAAAGATTGTGATGCGTTCAAACGCGGATCACAGGCCGTGTGATAGCGATCTGACAGATTCTCATCGGTCACAGCCCGCACGCCGCCGGTGCATTCGGTGACGTCTTGGCCGGTCATCTCAAAATGCACGCCACCCGGCACGGTATTTTCCGACCTGTGGATGGCGAAGAATTCTTGCACCTCGCGCAATACGCTTTCAAACGGCCGGGTTTTATACCCAGAGGACGCCTTGATGGTGTTGCCATGCATCGCATCACAGGTCCAAACCACATTCGCACCTTCCTCGTTGACCGTTTTGATCAAACGCGGCAGGTGATCGCCGACAGCGCCAGCGCCAAAGCGTGCGATGAGCGTCAAACGCCCCGCTTCATTGTTAGGGTTCAGTTTTTCCATCAATACCTTAAGGTCTTCCGCTGTCGTTGTCGGGCCACATTTCAGGCCAATTGGGTTTTGCACACCGCGACAGAACTCGACATGGGCGCCATCGGGTTGGCGGGTCCGATCGCCAATCCACACCATATGTCCCGATCCCGCCACATAGGTCCCGCTTGTGCTGTCCAATCGGCACAAGGCCTCTTCATACTCCAGCAGCAGCGCCTCATGGGAGGTATAAAAATCAACGGAACTTAGCTCAGCATTTTTCTCAGAGGTCAGCCCAGCCGCCTCCATGAAATCTAAGGCATCCGAAATTCGGTTTGCCATTTCACGATAGGCCGAAGCCTTTTGCGATTCGGTGAATCCCAAAGTCCAAGAATGCACCTGATGAATATCCGCAAACCCGCCTTTGGAAAACGCGCGCAAGAGGTTCAGAGTGGCCGCCGCTTGGGTATAGGCTTGCAACATCTTCTGCGGGTTTGGAATGCGGGCCTCGGGGGTGAAATCGAGCTCATTGATAATGTCACCGCGATAGCTCGGCAGTTCGACACCATTCTGGGTTTCCGTCGGAGCAGAGCGGGGTTTGGCAAACTGCCCAGCCATGCGGCCCACTTTGACCACAGGCACTTTTGCGCCATAAGTCAAAACCATGGCCATTTGCAGCATCACTTTGAACGTGTCGCGGATGTTGTCGGCGGAAAACTCTTTAAAGCTTTCAGCACAATCGCCGCCCTGCAATAGAAAGGCCTCGCCGCGACTGACGGCGGCCAATTGCTGACGCAAGGCCCGCGCTTCGCCAGCAAAAACGAGCGGTGGATATTGCCGCAACTGCTGTTCAGCCGCGGCCAAGGCCGCTTGGTCCGTATAGTCGGGCATCTGAACTCTCGGCTTATTGCGCCAATCAGATTTTTGCCAGCTGGTCATAAGTATGTGCTCCGGTATTGTGTTAGCGTTATCTCTCACCAGTTTATCGTGATTTTCATTGATAAACCACCGTAAAATGTGCCTCATAGCAATAGAGCCTTGACCTAGTTTCTCATCAAGGCCAAAGGGGGCCATGTTGCCCAGATCAGGGCACGGTGAAGGATGATCCTTATGGATATATTTGATCAACTCGTCGGAACGATTGAAGCCCCCGCCAAGCCTCGGCGCTTCGTGTTTGTCCTGCTTGAAGAGTTCACAATGCTGTGCTTTTCGGCAGCGGTCGAATCTTTGCGGATCGCGAACCGCATGTCGGGGCGTGATCTTTATACATGGGTTTTGATGTCCGAAAGTGGCGCACCTGTGCGCTGCTCGGCAGGGATTGAATTTGTTGTCCAGCATGAGTTGATTGATGTGTCGCGCGACGACACAGTTATGATCTGCGGCGGCGTAAACATCAAAACCGCCTCCTCTAAGAAAATTGTCAACTGGCTGCGCCGCGAGTCGCGCCGTGGGCCATTGATGGCGGGGCTTTGCACGGCGGGCTATACGCTGGCGAAAGCTGGGCTGCTCGACGGAAAACGCGCCACGATCCATTGGGAAAATCAGGACAGTTTTATTGAGGAGTTTGAGGAGGTCGAGCTGACAAAATCGGTCTTTGTCGTGGACGGCAACCGTATTACCACCGCCGGCGGCACCTTATCGATTGATCTCATGCTGAAACTGATCGCGCAGGATCATGGAGAGGATTTGGCCAATGCGGTGGCCGATCAGCTCATTTACTCCTCCATTCGGACCGATCAAGATACCCAGCGCCTTTCTATCCCCACGCGCATTGGGGTGCGCCATCCGAAATTGAGCCAAGTGATCCAAAAAATGGAACAAAATATTGAAGAGCCAATCAGCCCGTCGATTTTGGCCCGAGATGTTAATATGTCGACCCGGCAGCTAGAGCGCTTGTTTCGCCGCTATCTTAACCGCTCGCCAAAGCGTTATTATATGGAGCTGCGTTTGCAAAAAGCCCGCAATTTGTTGATGCAAACAGATATGTCAGTGATCAATGTGGCTTTGGCCTGTGGCTTTGCCTCGCCCTCGCATTTTTCGAAATGCTACCGAGCTCATTATGATACCACCCCTTACCGGGAACGGGGCGCGCAATCGTCGCGCCTGGCCCAATAAGGCGACATTTCGCAACGCGGACTTTGTCCCGTCATGGGCAGAACAGTTGAAATATAGCAAGAATCGCTTCCTTTTTGACAATAGCCCTTCTATCGTTGGGCAGAGTTCAAATAACAAAACGGGAGAAAGTTATGAGAAAACTGCTGCTGGCCACAACGGCTGTTGCATTGTCCGCGGGTGCTGTCGCTGCGGAAGACATTAAAATTGGTGTTATTTTGGGGTTCACCGGCCCCATTGAATCGCTGACCCCGCAGATGGGCGCGGCGGCAGAAATGGCCATGGCGGAAGTGAACGCCAGCGGCGCACTTCTTGGCGGCTCGACTGTGACCTCTGTGCGCGGCGATTCCACCTGTATTGATGCGGGCGCCGCGACGGCTGTTGCCGAGCGTTTGATCACCTCTGATGGTGTTAAAGGCATCATGGGCGCCGATTGTTCTGGCGTGACAGGTGC
This window encodes:
- a CDS encoding YicC/YloC family endoribonuclease → MLTSMTGMAAMSGASGPYDWSMELRAVNNKGLDIGTRVPEWLVGFDQAARKAISSQVARGSLQFSLKISHVAGQGQRQIDPDKLEHILTNAAVLAEHAAQKGLSVAPLSLSDIVAQNGFLDVDADTEAQQAVITVLTKDLPRLIAQFQASRKAEGAALHRILAENLKQMEALITQALATLKTRADGFEENFRAALARLIQDIDPERLAQEMAILAVKSDVTEEIDRLQAHIAAAQTLLTSDEPSGRKFDFLMQEFNREANTLCSKSGSKALTAIGLEMKVLIDQMREQVQNVE
- a CDS encoding PAS domain-containing protein, whose product is MQLPIDTVIQPEFTQHRLQRALYSLWQARCRDGQIPLWQSLSCQALGPYLSAACVIGLTASNRSVIRIASTQVNQLLGQDSRGQALDSLCAPAIQPQFEHLVSQVFNRQSPMSVTLRSRAFDRESVLTMLPLLDRQRQCRRALATVDLVRGQYRCEAQQKAAPFSALGPVYYAARPGHSPQETDALVLCMGRKKGAQIPARPYLKLVS
- a CDS encoding NusA N-terminal domain-containing protein, translated to MTKVTLLQTEDPITLVTPPNISEFLKAQLNDGKPGAALVKDVEAQIEQAASDAFGKEYVFRATIDDNGSVRIFQILDVVETVTDEYRQVSLHNARKIKSGVELGAKIANTLEYDELVTPFGVLTTANMKIKNIAVAKADV
- a CDS encoding class II 3-deoxy-7-phosphoheptulonate synthase, which gives rise to MTSWQKSDWRNKPRVQMPDYTDQAALAAAEQQLRQYPPLVFAGEARALRQQLAAVSRGEAFLLQGGDCAESFKEFSADNIRDTFKVMLQMAMVLTYGAKVPVVKVGRMAGQFAKPRSAPTETQNGVELPSYRGDIINELDFTPEARIPNPQKMLQAYTQAAATLNLLRAFSKGGFADIHQVHSWTLGFTESQKASAYREMANRISDALDFMEAAGLTSEKNAELSSVDFYTSHEALLLEYEEALCRLDSTSGTYVAGSGHMVWIGDRTRQPDGAHVEFCRGVQNPIGLKCGPTTTAEDLKVLMEKLNPNNEAGRLTLIARFGAGAVGDHLPRLIKTVNEEGANVVWTCDAMHGNTIKASSGYKTRPFESVLREVQEFFAIHRSENTVPGGVHFEMTGQDVTECTGGVRAVTDENLSDRYHTACDPRLNASQSLELAFLVAEELSQTNKTRAARLAV
- a CDS encoding gamma carbonic anhydrase family protein, which produces MIYKLNENKPKFPEDGDFWVAPDANVIGKVRLGAGASVWFGATLRGDNEWIDIGAGSNVQENSVLHTDIGFPLTIGRNCTIGHKAILHGCTIGDQSLIGMGAIVLNGAQIGRNCLIGAGALITEGKIIPDNSLVVGAPGKVVRSLTEAEIEGLLTSAIGYQTNMRRFAKGLEAISEA
- the gmk gene encoding guanylate kinase, with translation MWSETMRRGLLIILSSPSGAGKSTLARRLMRWDPSLAFSVSATTRAMRKGEVDGQDYFFVDEADFKRQVRDGEMLEHAHVFGKFYGSPKGPVEAAIGKGQDVLFDIDWQGAQQIANSALQEHVLSIFILPPSITELQRRLEGRGQDTAETIAKRMQKSWDEISHWSGYDYVLINDDLDATEEKLKTIVTTERLRRSQQPGLVEHVRALQTEFEMNNDL
- a CDS encoding GlxA family transcriptional regulator, with the translated sequence MILMDIFDQLVGTIEAPAKPRRFVFVLLEEFTMLCFSAAVESLRIANRMSGRDLYTWVLMSESGAPVRCSAGIEFVVQHELIDVSRDDTVMICGGVNIKTASSKKIVNWLRRESRRGPLMAGLCTAGYTLAKAGLLDGKRATIHWENQDSFIEEFEEVELTKSVFVVDGNRITTAGGTLSIDLMLKLIAQDHGEDLANAVADQLIYSSIRTDQDTQRLSIPTRIGVRHPKLSQVIQKMEQNIEEPISPSILARDVNMSTRQLERLFRRYLNRSPKRYYMELRLQKARNLLMQTDMSVINVALACGFASPSHFSKCYRAHYDTTPYRERGAQSSRLAQ
- a CDS encoding GNAT family N-acetyltransferase; the protein is MSDATVSLRPLVMRDVPRLVEICNQMQVARYLAHMPHPFKRSHAKRFVTFGMENPGLVFGIAFDRLLVGALQMRDQLEYFLDPKYWGRGIATCAVRQALDRLFSTTLQQQVKSGYFIQNKASGRVLEKLGFVKSIQQTTTTRHLSMALHQSMILQRVRWLTKPALKKEK